Proteins co-encoded in one Leptospira inadai serovar Lyme str. 10 genomic window:
- a CDS encoding lipoate--protein ligase family protein — translation MQTFLLDQRSLRTPYYNLALEEALALRLVAEGYGGGIRFWESPRSVIIGLSEDPRVTVGKDLVESFLRFASTRGLPKKPNKDSNLYLARRASGGGTVVHEPGWNLNFSMFASIKERPELFPVGNSYKILLGIASQALSLQGIESKSMGKSDLALEESDSSWKKISGNAQFRKKDCIVQHGTLILDSRLIRLVSDLLPHPPEEPEYRSGREHKEFVTSLPKHFSEAKFKRDLTLLFADYLGVKNMGTRISRSFRKSVVLEANKLFQEKYVSLEFITGER, via the coding sequence ATGCAAACCTTTCTCCTGGACCAACGGTCTCTCCGTACCCCGTATTATAATCTCGCATTGGAAGAAGCCTTGGCGTTACGACTCGTAGCGGAGGGCTATGGAGGTGGAATCCGATTTTGGGAAAGTCCTCGTTCCGTCATAATCGGGTTATCCGAAGATCCACGTGTCACCGTCGGAAAAGATTTGGTGGAATCTTTTCTTAGATTCGCGTCGACCCGCGGTTTACCCAAAAAGCCGAACAAAGATTCGAACTTATATCTAGCGAGGCGAGCGAGCGGTGGAGGCACGGTCGTACACGAACCCGGCTGGAATTTGAATTTTAGTATGTTCGCCTCCATCAAAGAGAGGCCGGAACTCTTTCCCGTGGGGAATTCCTATAAGATCCTTCTAGGAATCGCATCGCAGGCATTATCTCTGCAAGGAATTGAAAGTAAATCGATGGGAAAATCGGATCTTGCGTTGGAAGAAAGCGATTCCTCTTGGAAGAAGATCTCGGGGAACGCTCAATTCAGAAAGAAAGATTGCATCGTCCAGCACGGCACGCTGATTTTAGATTCCAGGTTGATCCGGCTCGTTTCCGATTTACTTCCGCATCCTCCCGAGGAACCCGAATATCGAAGCGGCAGAGAGCACAAAGAATTCGTGACTTCCCTTCCTAAACATTTCTCCGAGGCAAAATTCAAGCGGGACCTCACCCTTTTATTTGCGGATTATCTGGGGGTAAAAAATATGGGTACTAGGATAAGCCGATCCTTTCGTAAAAGCGTGGTTCTTGAAGCTAATAAGCTATTTCAAGAAAAGTACGTCTCGTTGGAGTTCATCACCGGCGAACGTTAA
- the glyA gene encoding serine hydroxymethyltransferase translates to MKYLPQQDPEIFKAIQAEDKRQEDNLEMIASENFVSRAVLEAYTSTLTNKYAEGYPGKRYYNGCVNADAIESIAIDRAKKLFGAEYANVQPHSGAQANMAVFLAALEPGDSFLGMNLAHGGHLTHGSPVNISGRYYKPIPYGVDPKTETIDYDSIASLAKEHRPKLIVAGASAYSRKIDFAKFGEIAKSVGAKLMADIAHISGLVTTGYHPSPIGIFDYVTSTTHKTLRGPRGGLILSNAENEKILNSRVFPGIQGGPLMHVIAAKAVSFGEALSPEYKTYIETVLANAKVLAEVFMKRGFRVVSGGTDNHLVLLDVSVKGLTGAQAADGLDEIGVTVNKNAIPFDKNPPAVASGIRLGTPALTTRGFKPAGIEKVGHLISDFLENPNDHKTIEKVKGGVRELTQQFPMDRFRLE, encoded by the coding sequence ATGAAATACCTTCCACAACAGGACCCTGAAATCTTTAAAGCCATCCAGGCGGAAGATAAACGCCAGGAAGATAACCTGGAAATGATCGCTTCGGAGAACTTCGTATCCCGGGCTGTCCTAGAAGCATACACCTCCACTCTTACGAACAAATACGCGGAAGGTTATCCCGGAAAAAGATATTACAACGGTTGCGTAAACGCCGACGCCATCGAGTCCATTGCCATCGATCGAGCCAAAAAGCTATTCGGTGCCGAATATGCAAACGTCCAGCCTCATTCCGGCGCGCAGGCGAATATGGCCGTCTTTCTAGCGGCACTAGAACCGGGTGATTCTTTTCTGGGAATGAACCTGGCCCACGGAGGACATTTAACTCACGGATCGCCCGTGAACATCAGCGGTCGATATTATAAGCCGATTCCATATGGAGTGGACCCAAAAACGGAGACGATCGATTACGATTCGATCGCATCGTTGGCAAAAGAACATAGACCGAAACTGATCGTCGCCGGAGCGTCCGCTTACTCTCGTAAGATCGATTTCGCTAAATTCGGAGAGATCGCAAAAAGTGTCGGCGCTAAATTGATGGCGGATATCGCGCATATTTCCGGATTAGTGACGACCGGCTATCACCCCTCTCCGATCGGCATCTTCGACTACGTGACGAGTACGACTCATAAAACTTTGAGGGGTCCGAGAGGTGGCCTGATTCTCTCGAATGCCGAGAATGAAAAAATTCTAAACTCTAGAGTGTTTCCGGGAATCCAGGGAGGACCGCTTATGCACGTGATAGCGGCAAAGGCCGTTTCTTTTGGAGAAGCGTTATCGCCCGAATATAAAACGTATATCGAAACCGTTCTCGCCAATGCGAAAGTTCTCGCCGAAGTTTTCATGAAACGCGGCTTTAGAGTCGTTAGCGGCGGAACAGACAACCATTTGGTTTTGCTGGATGTTTCCGTGAAAGGTCTTACCGGAGCCCAGGCAGCGGACGGATTGGACGAGATCGGCGTAACGGTAAATAAGAATGCGATTCCATTCGATAAGAATCCGCCGGCTGTCGCCTCAGGAATTCGACTCGGAACGCCTGCCCTCACCACACGAGGGTTTAAACCTGCCGGTATCGAAAAAGTCGGACACTTGATAAGCGACTTCTTGGAAAATCCGAACGATCATAAGACGATTGAAAAAGTAAAAGGTGGCGTACGGGAGTTGACTCAGCAATTTCCTATGGACCGCTTTCGTCTAGAGTAA
- a CDS encoding nucleotidyltransferase family protein, with amino-acid sequence MEEEFGVLQIGIFGSFAKDQITSNSDVDILVGMKNPDFDSVVGLQILLENVFEKNVDLIRKSPN; translated from the coding sequence TTGGAGGAAGAGTTTGGCGTTCTACAAATCGGTATTTTTGGTTCTTTTGCAAAAGATCAAATCACTTCAAACAGCGACGTTGATATTTTGGTCGGGATGAAAAACCCTGATTTCGACTCGGTAGTCGGGTTGCAAATCTTACTAGAGAACGTCTTTGAAAAAAATGTGGATTTAATTAGAAAGAGCCCAAATTAA
- a CDS encoding HepT-like ribonuclease domain-containing protein, protein MSEEIKERFEFILESLSLVETGFHKIKFPDDLINSENGLTILDSIAMRLQAIGENVKSIAKLDNKFLNNYPEIDWEKIMKPRDVLVSS, encoded by the coding sequence ATGTCTGAAGAAATTAAAGAAAGATTTGAATTCATTCTGGAATCTCTTTCCCTTGTTGAAACCGGATTTCATAAAATAAAATTTCCTGATGATCTTATAAATTCCGAGAACGGATTAACGATTCTGGATTCTATAGCAATGAGACTTCAAGCAATTGGAGAAAATGTGAAATCTATTGCCAAGCTGGATAATAAATTTCTCAATAATTATCCTGAAATCGATTGGGAGAAAATAATGAAACCGAGAGACGTACTGGTATCGTCCTGA
- a CDS encoding SDR family oxidoreductase, which yields MIDQIAIVTGASRGLGKQVSKELAASGVFVLCCSRKIFDSSKTVQEIEEKGGSGEAWELDVADPNSIQKFLKEVLKKHSKIDILVNNAGIYLDSGNIETSSLQNLNKTLETNLIGPYLLAKEILPVMKKNKFGRIVNVSSGLGQLSDMGPGYAAYRISKAGLNALTKILDSEAGSGNIKINSICPGWVRTDMGGAGATRSIEQGAETIVWAALLADDGPRGKFLRDKKEIPW from the coding sequence ATGATCGATCAAATCGCAATTGTGACTGGAGCGAGCAGAGGTCTCGGAAAGCAAGTATCGAAGGAGCTGGCGGCATCCGGCGTTTTCGTACTTTGTTGCTCCCGAAAAATATTCGACTCGTCAAAGACGGTTCAGGAAATTGAAGAGAAAGGCGGTTCTGGTGAAGCTTGGGAGTTGGATGTGGCCGATCCAAACTCGATCCAGAAATTTCTGAAAGAAGTATTAAAGAAACATTCTAAAATCGATATATTAGTGAATAATGCCGGAATTTATTTGGATAGCGGAAACATCGAGACCTCTTCCCTCCAAAACTTAAATAAGACCTTAGAAACGAATCTTATCGGACCTTACTTATTAGCGAAGGAAATTCTTCCTGTTATGAAGAAGAATAAATTCGGTCGAATCGTTAATGTAAGTTCCGGATTGGGGCAATTGTCCGATATGGGACCCGGCTACGCTGCCTATCGAATCTCGAAGGCGGGATTGAATGCTCTTACTAAGATTCTGGATTCCGAAGCCGGAAGCGGGAATATTAAGATAAACTCGATTTGTCCGGGTTGGGTACGAACCGATATGGGAGGAGCAGGCGCAACCCGATCCATTGAACAGGGTGCGGAAACGATCGTCTGGGCGGCGCTCTTAGCAGACGACGGCCCGCGAGGAAAATTCCTGCGCGATAAGAAGGAAATTCCTTGGTGA
- a CDS encoding LytR/AlgR family response regulator transcription factor, producing the protein MMGELYKVLVVEDEVPARDLLRNYLQHWKNCEVSGIARTGVQAVDLLSRGEFDLVFLDINLPEKTGLQVLEESGPSMPVLIFTTAYREHTLKAFEVGACDYLLKPYSKERFDVCMTRAIEQLRLRAISKQRPEGQLDPVLVFREKGLSHRVLSSDVFYLTANGKHSILHTKNGDFETPRLLGDFEKQLSKDDFLRIHRKYIVNKTFIAATKSQPGGSYSLFLKNEDETNLPVGREFVERIKQLFKK; encoded by the coding sequence ATGATGGGCGAACTTTATAAAGTTCTTGTCGTCGAAGATGAAGTCCCTGCGAGAGATTTACTTAGAAATTATTTGCAGCATTGGAAAAATTGCGAAGTTTCCGGAATCGCGCGGACGGGAGTTCAGGCCGTCGACCTGCTTTCCAGGGGCGAGTTCGACCTCGTCTTTCTGGATATTAACCTTCCGGAAAAAACCGGGCTTCAGGTTTTGGAGGAGTCGGGCCCTTCGATGCCGGTCCTGATCTTTACTACCGCGTATCGAGAGCATACTTTAAAGGCTTTTGAAGTCGGGGCCTGCGATTATCTTTTAAAGCCCTATTCAAAAGAGAGATTCGACGTTTGTATGACTAGGGCTATCGAGCAATTAAGATTACGGGCGATTTCAAAGCAAAGACCCGAAGGGCAACTTGATCCGGTATTGGTCTTTAGGGAGAAGGGTTTGAGTCACAGAGTGCTTTCGTCCGACGTTTTTTATTTAACGGCAAACGGCAAACATTCGATACTACATACGAAAAACGGGGATTTCGAAACCCCTCGATTATTGGGAGATTTCGAAAAACAACTTTCTAAAGACGATTTCCTTAGAATCCATAGGAAGTATATCGTGAATAAGACCTTTATCGCCGCTACAAAATCTCAGCCGGGGGGATCATATTCACTTTTTCTAAAAAACGAAGACGAAACGAACCTCCCCGTCGGGCGCGAATTCGTGGAAAGAATCAAACAGTTGTTTAAGAAATAA
- a CDS encoding sensor histidine kinase, translated as MGKGMDFRIRVFKVVFWFTINTVLGTMNSLLVAHNSPSPFWKVFLATQVTTHSVCSIVEFAVEFINGKKWGPFSTGAFLVIASGVAAVFGVAAGGILHVILLAGDGLERPHGGSYNILLGSLILAIFISFLEKSMQLLIEKKKKTESELKDIQYRTLQNRMDPHYLFNTLNTVHALLVTDPKKADEALIILADTYRFLSDRIYDRLIPFEEEWKFTVNYLELQRIRFSDSLMVQTRLTGDFSRLRIPPLTLQPLVENSFKHGLESLSEPGRLELFAETADGRVRITIVDNGTVKPVVTGVPIERKKSEFSRTLENIRSRLEYNFGKAELNLEKRSGKNTLLLEYEAQ; from the coding sequence ATGGGGAAGGGAATGGATTTCAGAATACGAGTCTTCAAAGTTGTGTTCTGGTTTACGATCAATACCGTCCTAGGAACGATGAACTCGCTGTTAGTCGCTCACAACTCTCCATCCCCTTTTTGGAAAGTATTTTTGGCGACCCAAGTTACCACTCATTCGGTTTGTTCCATCGTGGAATTTGCCGTGGAATTCATTAACGGTAAAAAATGGGGACCTTTTAGCACCGGAGCTTTCCTAGTAATCGCTTCCGGTGTTGCCGCAGTATTCGGCGTTGCGGCGGGGGGGATACTCCATGTCATTTTACTTGCAGGGGACGGCCTGGAAAGGCCGCATGGAGGTTCCTATAATATTCTTTTAGGAAGTTTAATCTTAGCGATATTCATCTCGTTTCTCGAAAAATCCATGCAGCTGCTGATAGAGAAAAAGAAGAAGACCGAATCCGAATTAAAGGATATTCAATATCGAACCCTGCAGAATCGCATGGATCCTCATTATCTGTTTAATACGTTGAATACGGTTCATGCCCTTCTTGTTACCGATCCTAAAAAGGCGGACGAGGCCCTGATTATCCTGGCGGACACGTATCGTTTTTTATCCGATAGAATTTACGATCGCTTGATTCCTTTCGAAGAAGAATGGAAATTTACGGTTAATTACCTGGAATTGCAGCGCATCCGGTTTTCGGATTCTCTCATGGTCCAAACTAGGTTAACCGGCGATTTTTCCAGACTCCGCATTCCCCCGTTGACCCTACAGCCGCTCGTAGAAAACAGCTTTAAACACGGACTGGAATCCTTATCGGAACCGGGCAGGCTGGAATTATTCGCGGAGACAGCCGACGGGCGAGTGCGAATAACGATCGTTGATAATGGAACGGTAAAGCCGGTGGTAACCGGAGTTCCGATAGAGAGGAAAAAATCCGAATTTTCTAGAACTTTGGAAAATATTCGATCCAGGTTAGAATATAATTTCGGAAAAGCGGAACTGAATTTGGAAAAAAGATCGGGAAAGAATACTCTATTATTGGAATACGAGGCTCAATGA
- a CDS encoding FecR family protein, translating to MKRKIFLAISFGLTFGALVVLSQGTSDKDARASFLVGKVQVQKSGSGPWTRLKLGDALNEGDILSTGNASKATLLYRGSEFRILPNSRLKLTKLHNDIKDGRLEVQNGFAWFHVVKLNGKKFEVSTPTNTAGVRGTSFSAFYEAKTKDSGFCTCEGKVALTGNGEKEEGRLQEKGNGGYYPGEGGEPKRTSYEGIIVKFKAFPPFKELMKKNISLKNCLSCHTPQGWTHEETVPMDETYGASK from the coding sequence ATGAAACGGAAAATCTTTTTAGCGATATCGTTCGGGTTGACGTTTGGAGCTTTAGTCGTTCTGAGTCAAGGAACAAGCGATAAGGATGCGAGAGCGTCGTTTCTCGTCGGTAAGGTGCAAGTTCAAAAGTCCGGAAGCGGTCCTTGGACTCGACTAAAATTAGGAGACGCACTTAACGAGGGGGATATTCTTTCGACAGGCAATGCATCGAAGGCCACCTTATTATATCGAGGCTCCGAATTTCGCATCCTTCCGAATTCAAGATTAAAACTGACCAAACTTCATAACGATATAAAGGACGGGAGGCTCGAAGTTCAAAACGGATTCGCATGGTTTCATGTCGTAAAGTTGAACGGAAAGAAATTCGAAGTCTCGACTCCTACTAACACTGCCGGGGTTAGAGGAACTTCATTCTCCGCTTTCTACGAGGCGAAAACCAAAGATTCGGGATTCTGTACTTGCGAAGGAAAAGTCGCGTTGACCGGAAACGGCGAAAAAGAGGAGGGAAGACTCCAGGAAAAAGGAAACGGAGGATATTATCCGGGAGAGGGTGGAGAACCCAAGAGAACTTCTTACGAAGGGATCATCGTGAAATTCAAGGCATTTCCGCCGTTCAAAGAATTAATGAAAAAGAATATATCGCTCAAAAACTGCCTTTCCTGCCACACGCCCCAAGGTTGGACTCATGAGGAAACGGTCCCAATGGACGAAACCTACGGAGCCTCGAAGTAA
- a CDS encoding Ig-like domain-containing protein produces MERFNIKRVGLKNLGIFLFLIGTLTISCSGSKKGSGGMFAALLSSFGIVTDQGGNLPQGVSGSVYSPLDTPASLPANFGASGPSAILFVSSFQGVNRYKSLEIRFSKSMSQASVQSDFSLVDSLNNPLPGPGKGGIFHWASGTRLIFDPYRELAPNTTYTFTLTVNSLTSGGLALIPYQVQFTTEPDYFINTAATVGAYSNVSLGWGNTSGKDITFTTNTHLYVTSNFANPISGANPIQSITLNHMGSTDQYTICTGTCSMSSPVASNLDLIADARLSSTPGLYAFIGGNSYYYQITTVTGEVFNRYFSFNYGPVNSNPYGLLTGVSTTVMDQTQTMALFGQILQKFAHADFKVANQSFNDFASTPSTNSASNLSSRCINYYQGSITYIRNYGDNSGQYGDGYCGGNPNGGAFNVVASVLGLGNLPMYLDVFIPGISIPPTAPDGSSNITDSFYVLGNGSIGIDIYGEYSVIDLAVIGLTHDCTVLACLIGNGQDFYFTTNSTVNGSGPYTPRLARAKATTWFDSSGNINVQINRYTSSNKSPNGLYPFDPNDPITGNFYVSPWWQNLNTASMSLQDSTSGLGSFLGPITNMIATNAVPQVTPAITQSLLLDIVERVSVNALNAVLQSLNNPGLELDLPNYLPAPLANFPLILSLQVSSDAAVQQSGSNRGIVASANIALVAKPSSRLLSSNPNYHGQYAATGFVSTAPTGAAGVTAIQNAKTYLFSQSNATPGLLLGLSADTVTQAAYSLWQNGAFNLALNAAFINQIQTYAGNGALFQLTKTLLQASAIINILAPGFPSLTGLNPSNPTQTITVNGTDGVEIDLWAIHAPNGSLKQVPSGSAIPQLEVNFTDLELRIYGVPASGPKYLINTARASFKALGTIKFTPFIQPSGVTGYSNLNALSLIIDPASMSYTLDILEGTQYNPFGIDPQGVLTVVSPLIPSLIIPLVNNILGQIPLPSKASLATLTNPSNASQVCNLNTTTDKIKLLTQPIPSTQTYPFLFAGLQFQGAYATNPGNTISCP; encoded by the coding sequence ATGGAACGCTTCAATATAAAAAGAGTCGGCTTAAAAAACCTAGGAATATTCTTATTCCTTATAGGGACTCTAACGATTTCTTGTTCCGGTTCCAAAAAGGGCTCGGGCGGTATGTTTGCGGCTCTCTTATCTTCGTTCGGTATCGTTACCGATCAGGGAGGAAATCTTCCGCAAGGAGTCAGCGGTAGCGTGTATTCGCCCTTGGATACTCCCGCTTCTTTACCCGCAAATTTCGGAGCCAGCGGACCGAGCGCAATTTTATTCGTGAGTTCTTTCCAAGGCGTAAATCGTTATAAAAGTCTGGAAATTCGGTTTTCAAAATCCATGAGCCAGGCATCCGTTCAATCCGACTTTTCGTTGGTGGATTCGCTTAACAATCCTTTACCCGGTCCGGGTAAAGGAGGAATTTTTCATTGGGCTTCGGGAACCAGGCTGATCTTCGATCCGTATAGAGAATTGGCCCCTAACACGACTTATACGTTTACTTTAACCGTAAATTCCCTTACTTCCGGCGGACTGGCGCTGATTCCATACCAAGTTCAATTTACGACAGAACCGGATTATTTTATCAATACGGCGGCTACTGTCGGGGCTTACTCTAATGTTTCGTTAGGCTGGGGAAATACGAGCGGAAAAGATATTACATTTACGACGAATACTCATCTTTATGTGACCAGCAATTTCGCGAATCCCATCAGCGGTGCTAATCCGATCCAGTCGATCACTCTAAACCATATGGGTTCGACGGACCAATACACGATATGTACCGGCACTTGCTCGATGTCCAGTCCTGTTGCGTCCAATTTGGACCTGATTGCGGATGCCAGATTGAGTTCTACTCCCGGTTTATACGCATTTATAGGCGGGAATTCCTACTACTACCAAATCACCACGGTTACCGGAGAGGTATTCAACAGGTATTTCTCCTTCAATTACGGTCCGGTGAACTCGAATCCGTACGGATTGCTTACCGGAGTCTCGACTACGGTTATGGATCAGACGCAGACGATGGCTCTCTTCGGTCAAATTCTGCAGAAGTTCGCGCATGCCGATTTCAAGGTTGCCAACCAAAGCTTTAACGATTTTGCTTCGACTCCTTCCACGAATAGTGCGTCGAATTTATCCTCTCGATGCATTAATTATTACCAGGGTTCGATAACCTATATTCGCAATTACGGCGATAATTCCGGACAATACGGGGACGGTTATTGCGGCGGAAATCCGAACGGCGGAGCGTTTAACGTAGTCGCGAGCGTTCTCGGTCTTGGAAATTTACCGATGTATTTGGATGTCTTCATCCCGGGAATTAGCATACCTCCCACTGCGCCGGATGGATCCAGCAATATTACGGATTCCTTTTATGTTTTAGGTAATGGATCGATCGGTATCGATATTTACGGAGAGTATTCCGTCATCGACTTGGCTGTAATCGGGCTGACTCACGATTGTACCGTTTTGGCTTGCTTAATCGGAAACGGACAGGATTTCTATTTTACCACTAATTCGACCGTAAACGGAAGCGGTCCTTATACGCCGAGACTTGCGAGGGCAAAGGCAACGACTTGGTTCGATTCGAGCGGAAATATCAACGTTCAAATCAATCGATATACGAGCTCGAATAAATCCCCCAACGGACTCTATCCTTTCGATCCGAACGATCCGATTACGGGTAACTTTTACGTCTCTCCTTGGTGGCAGAATTTGAATACCGCGTCCATGAGTCTGCAGGATTCTACGAGCGGTCTCGGATCTTTCCTCGGGCCGATCACGAACATGATCGCTACGAACGCTGTTCCCCAGGTAACACCTGCGATCACTCAATCGCTTTTATTGGATATCGTGGAGCGCGTGTCGGTTAACGCTTTGAACGCGGTTCTTCAATCTTTGAACAATCCGGGATTGGAATTGGATCTTCCCAATTATCTTCCGGCACCTTTGGCGAATTTCCCCTTAATTCTTTCGTTGCAGGTTTCTTCGGATGCGGCGGTACAACAATCGGGTTCCAATAGGGGAATCGTGGCTTCGGCGAACATTGCCTTAGTAGCAAAACCGAGCAGTCGATTGCTTTCTTCCAATCCGAATTATCACGGCCAATACGCCGCGACTGGATTTGTAAGTACGGCACCCACCGGAGCGGCGGGAGTTACCGCGATTCAGAACGCGAAGACGTATCTTTTTTCCCAGAGTAATGCAACTCCGGGATTACTGTTGGGTTTGAGTGCGGATACTGTGACTCAAGCGGCTTATAGTCTCTGGCAGAACGGGGCATTTAACTTAGCCTTGAACGCTGCGTTTATCAACCAAATTCAAACCTATGCAGGAAACGGTGCCTTGTTTCAATTAACGAAAACGTTATTACAGGCATCCGCTATCATTAATATTCTGGCTCCGGGCTTTCCCAGTTTGACGGGATTGAATCCTTCCAATCCGACTCAGACGATCACCGTAAATGGTACCGACGGAGTGGAAATCGATCTTTGGGCGATCCATGCGCCGAACGGCAGTCTTAAGCAAGTGCCTTCCGGATCCGCGATCCCTCAGCTTGAAGTGAACTTTACGGATCTTGAATTAAGAATTTACGGAGTTCCTGCAAGCGGACCTAAATATTTGATCAACACTGCAAGAGCAAGCTTTAAGGCTCTCGGAACCATCAAGTTTACACCCTTTATTCAGCCGTCCGGCGTTACGGGTTACAGCAATCTGAATGCTCTCAGCTTGATTATCGATCCTGCCAGTATGTCTTACACTCTAGATATCTTGGAAGGAACTCAATATAATCCGTTCGGAATCGATCCTCAGGGAGTTCTGACGGTGGTTAGCCCGTTGATTCCGTCTTTGATTATTCCTCTTGTGAATAATATCTTGGGTCAGATTCCTCTTCCTTCAAAGGCCAGCTTGGCTACGTTGACAAATCCTTCGAATGCTTCCCAGGTTTGTAATCTCAATACCACCACGGATAAGATTAAGCTTTTAACTCAGCCGATTCCGAGTACGCAGACCTATCCGTTCCTGTTTGCCGGCTTGCAATTTCAAGGAGCATACGCCACTAATCCGGGAAATACCATCAGCTGTCCTTAA
- a CDS encoding TMEM43 family protein codes for MAFESSDGMSSSEDIGIFGQLGDSFKGILTGMLLFPVSLILIYQLETCEQASAALKGAVPAAQAQAGLPSYVTGTLTADSLGGEFVRSGHYISYSQTPEVFAWTEEVKEEGSGTSKKKVRTCKLEWTSSPKNPRNFELAGCKSKPFHQTSHATVEAFATGGKVKGEDGKAYSVNLKEVDYTSEVPSVAPEASHLIKGILKDEYVYLNEKCSKDELEGCERVSVVVRSIPTESMTFVGAVSGHSIGKYKSKEDNLFLNASVGDFQKTMKDIADDDKMMRWIGRGVSFVLIWVSLNLLVGPLTALLSFIPFIGEFGKMAISFLLGIVAFVITAITILLVKFWYIWLLLGIAAIGYGFYKKRQAKPA; via the coding sequence ATGGCATTTGAAAGTTCGGACGGGATGTCCTCTTCGGAAGATATCGGCATATTCGGCCAACTCGGAGATTCGTTCAAAGGGATTCTCACCGGGATGTTATTGTTTCCCGTTTCCCTAATTCTCATCTACCAACTTGAGACCTGCGAACAGGCAAGTGCGGCGCTCAAAGGGGCGGTACCAGCGGCGCAAGCGCAGGCAGGATTACCTTCCTATGTTACCGGAACTCTGACGGCGGATTCTCTCGGCGGAGAATTCGTTAGATCGGGTCATTACATCTCCTATTCGCAGACTCCCGAAGTTTTTGCATGGACGGAAGAAGTGAAGGAAGAAGGGAGTGGCACGAGCAAAAAGAAAGTACGCACATGTAAATTAGAATGGACCTCCTCGCCTAAAAACCCCAGAAATTTCGAACTTGCAGGATGTAAATCCAAACCGTTCCATCAAACGAGTCATGCGACAGTGGAAGCTTTCGCGACCGGCGGAAAGGTTAAGGGAGAAGACGGAAAAGCATATTCCGTAAATCTAAAGGAAGTGGATTACACCAGCGAAGTCCCTTCCGTCGCACCGGAAGCTTCACATCTTATCAAAGGAATTCTCAAAGACGAATACGTGTATCTAAACGAGAAATGTTCTAAGGATGAGTTGGAAGGTTGCGAACGGGTGAGCGTAGTAGTTCGCTCCATTCCTACGGAAAGCATGACGTTCGTGGGTGCGGTGTCGGGCCATTCTATCGGAAAGTATAAGAGTAAAGAGGATAATCTGTTCTTAAATGCCTCGGTAGGCGACTTTCAAAAAACGATGAAAGATATAGCGGACGACGATAAGATGATGAGATGGATCGGACGAGGAGTCAGTTTCGTGCTTATTTGGGTGAGTTTGAATCTGCTTGTCGGTCCTTTGACGGCCTTATTGAGTTTCATTCCTTTTATCGGGGAATTCGGAAAGATGGCAATTTCTTTCCTACTCGGGATTGTCGCCTTCGTAATCACTGCCATAACGATTCTACTCGTAAAGTTTTGGTACATTTGGTTGTTGCTCGGAATTGCGGCGATCGGATACGGATTCTACAAGAAGAGGCAGGCAAAGCCGGCCTAA